The following DNA comes from Candidatus Zixiibacteriota bacterium.
ACCGGTTTCCAGTCGCAATTTCTCAATGCGCACGATCTCCGCGAACCGCTCTGTCGCCGCCGCCAGACTGCGCGTGCGCGCCCGCGCCGCGTTGATGGCACTCAGCGCGCGATCTACATCGCCGACCACGCGCAATTCCTCCTGCCGCAACTGCTCCCTGGCGGCACGCGCCGATGCCCGCGCCCGCTCCACGGAATGCGCCACCGCACCGCCGGTGAACAGCGGGAGCGAGAGCGAAAGACCAGCGCTCCATTCGGCGGCGTGATACCCTTCCTCGTTGCGGCGATCCACATAGTTGCCGACGGCGTGCACTGACGGCCAGTGCACCGAACGAGCCAAGGCCCATCCGGCGTCGGCCGCGGCGAGCGCGGATTTCGCCTGCGTGATCGCCGGACTCCTCGCTGAGACAGCCGCCAGCACCTCGTCGCGCGACCTGAGTGTGGAGTCGGCCAGCGTCACGCTGCGCAGCCGCTCGAACCCGCTTGTGCTTGGAGCCAGACCCAGCAGACGAGCCAAATCTCGTTCCGCCGTGTCCAGGTTGGTGGCAACCTCGACTCGATCGGCCTCGGCCTGGGTGAGAGCCGCTTCAATGCGGAGGATGTCCACGTCGGCGGCACGCCCCACATCGTGGAGCTGTCTGATGCGATCTTTCTGGGACTGGAACGCCGCGATGCGACGATCGTGGGCGGCCAGGACTTCCCGCATCCCCAAGACATTGAGGTAAGCGCCGACGGTCCGGGCGATGAGCGCCTGCTGGGTCGCATCCAGTCCCGCTTCGGCCACCGCCGCCTGATGCTTTGCCAGTCGAATGCGAGCGCCCCGCCCGCCACCGTCAAACAACGTGTACTCCGCCGCGACCGCCGACTGAAAGACTGTACGATCGAACGTCGGCGGCATAGTCAGCGAAAAGCTGTGGATCGGCGAGACCAGCATCGGCTCCTCATACTGCGTGGCCGACATCGCCAGAGAGAATGTCGGCATCCAAGCGGCTCGCGCCTCGCCGACCGCCGCCCTCGCCTGGTCACCGACCGCGCGCGCGACCGCCACCGATGGGTATTGCGCGACCGCCAGCTTCACCGCCGCTGTGATCGTGAGGGCGGCGCCGGTAGAATCGGCCCGAGCATCGCCGTGTCGGGACAGCACCGACACCACGATCAGTAGCACGGCAAAACGATGTCTCATCCGCGGCCCCTCCTTGTTGGCGACAACCCGCGTCGCAGGAATGTGACCATGTGATCCGCCAACCGGATGCGCGTCTTGCGGTCCGCCGTGTCCAGACCGACCGCATCGCGCAGCGGCTTGCGGGCCACCGCGACATAGATCGGCTGCGCCACGATGCTGATCGTCAGTAGTACCGGATCGCCGGAGACGATGCTCCCATCGCGCTGTCCGGCCGCCACTTGCTTTCGCAACATGCGGAACGCCCCTTCCATGACCTGGCGCACCGGCTCCGGGATCGGCCGCTCCAGTGACAACTCATGCAGCATCAACGCCGGCAAGTGGCGGTGGGCGGTGATGTGGTCGAGAATCGCGTGTACCACGGCGGCGATGCGTGCCAGCGGCGCGCCGTCTGCGGCGTCAACCTGCCGCACCCGCTCCAGCAGCGGTCCCGCCGCTGCCCGCAGCACCTCGTCGTACAGTGCCCGTTTCGTGCCGAAATGATAGGTCACGGCCCCCAAGTTGGCATGCGCCCGCGCCGTGATCATCTTGATCGACGTGCCATCATACCCGTTACGGGCGAAGAGCCAACGTGCCGATGTCAGCAGGGCCTGTCGTGTGCCGAGCGATTCATTCATACGTATGAATTATACGCGTTCCGGTTCCATCCTCCCACCTCTATTTCGGCCAGACTGTCATTTTCGTCAACTCGTGCACACACGGAGACGGGATGTCATGCCACAAGTCTTCAGACCCGTGCCGCCGCCTTCCCGAGATGAAAATTCACGGGTCTAAAGGGCGTGTTGAAAGAGCCACCGTTTCCGTGGCGCCGGGTGCCCACACCCGGCGCAAGTGGCTGTGCATCAACGGTCGGGTGTGGGCACCCGACCGCACATGGGCGGAATTGGGAGGTTTTTCAACAAGCCCTAAAGACCCGTGGCACGGAGCATTTGGGCCCTCTCAGGGGTTGTGAAGCCGGCCGCAAGAGGAAAGCGCCCGTGGAAGCTTGTCTCACGGGCGGAGATCATTCCTGGTCCGCGCGGCTACGGGCCGCAGGGATCACAGTAGGTCGCGCCCGGGCTGGCGCCGCGAAACGCCACATCCACGACCTTGATGACGTCGGTGATCGTCGTCGCGCCGCTACAGTCCACATCGGTCCGGTACCGCGGGCAGAACGGATCAGACACCGGCGCGACGCCGCGGAAGGCCACGTCGATGGTCATGGTGACGTCCGGCAGCGTGGAGCGCACGCCGTCGCACTGCGGATCGGCCGCGCACGGGCATTGACATTCGCAGACGTCACCGACGCCATTGCTGTCGGCGTCAACTTGGTCGGGGTTGTAGATTGTGGGGCAGTTGTCACAGGCATTGCCGATCTTGTCGCCGTCCGCGTCCCCTTGTCCGGGATTGCTGACTGCCGGGCAATTGTCGCAACCGGCGTAGAGGATGTCGCCGTCAGCGTCCCCGAGGAAGAAGACATACGCTTCCCCGGCACCGTCGCCCTGAGCGGTGTTCTTCCAACAGGCACCGGTAATCAGATCACGAATTCCGTCGCCGTTGACGTCAGCGGAACCCGAGAGCGCATTGCCGAACCAATCGCTGGGCTCCTGGCCGCTGCCGCTGTAGGCGTACAGTAGAGTCCCCAGCCGGCCGCTATAGAGGTACACGCGTCCCTGTCCCGGCGCACCGACAAGATAATCCGCATAGGTGTCGCCGTTGACATCTCCGGCGCCGGCGACCGCATAGCCGAACATATCCTCGAGATTTGCGCCTTCGTGGACGTAGAGG
Coding sequences within:
- a CDS encoding TetR/AcrR family transcriptional regulator, which codes for MNESLGTRQALLTSARWLFARNGYDGTSIKMITARAHANLGAVTYHFGTKRALYDEVLRAAAGPLLERVRQVDAADGAPLARIAAVVHAILDHITAHRHLPALMLHELSLERPIPEPVRQVMEGAFRMLRKQVAAGQRDGSIVSGDPVLLTISIVAQPIYVAVARKPLRDAVGLDTADRKTRIRLADHMVTFLRRGLSPTRRGRG
- a CDS encoding TolC family protein — encoded protein: MRHRFAVLLIVVSVLSRHGDARADSTGAALTITAAVKLAVAQYPSVAVARAVGDQARAAVGEARAAWMPTFSLAMSATQYEEPMLVSPIHSFSLTMPPTFDRTVFQSAVAAEYTLFDGGGRGARIRLAKHQAAVAEAGLDATQQALIARTVGAYLNVLGMREVLAAHDRRIAAFQSQKDRIRQLHDVGRAADVDILRIEAALTQAEADRVEVATNLDTAERDLARLLGLAPSTSGFERLRSVTLADSTLRSRDEVLAAVSARSPAITQAKSALAAADAGWALARSVHWPSVHAVGNYVDRRNEEGYHAAEWSAGLSLSLPLFTGGAVAHSVERARASARAAREQLRQEELRVVGDVDRALSAINAARARTRSLAAATERFAEIVRIEKLRLETGVGTQTDYLTSEADLLSASAGLTAARNAEIGANVELARISGELTMDWIAHHLEDRP